In Sphingobacterium sp. PCS056, the following proteins share a genomic window:
- the ilvE gene encoding branched-chain-amino-acid transaminase: MKYYDENTLIYLDGSYVKAFATGLDLYTQALHYGYGAFEGLRAYNTHNGPRIFKALEHFERLQKSCEAINIPYSWDNRELIDRAYELLAINNLRSAYIRPLVFSGSNMHLTSSTEARIMMAAWEWGPYLGQNLLKVEISDIERPSSKSFPISSKISGQYINSILASSKAIQHGFDEALLLDQDGYVAQASSENLFIEKDFKIYTPPIQNIFPGITRKNVILICKKLGIDLIEKRLTIQDIHEADSAFLSGTAAEIIGIKQVDHIIYKENWEHTIGASIQRRYKNLVLENENYEVII, translated from the coding sequence ATGAAGTATTACGACGAGAACACATTAATTTACTTAGACGGATCATACGTCAAAGCTTTTGCGACAGGTCTTGACTTGTATACGCAAGCATTACACTATGGTTATGGAGCGTTCGAAGGCCTTCGGGCATATAACACCCATAATGGACCTCGTATTTTTAAGGCACTCGAACATTTCGAGCGTTTACAAAAATCTTGTGAAGCGATTAACATTCCTTATTCCTGGGACAATCGTGAGTTGATCGACCGTGCTTATGAATTACTTGCTATTAACAACTTACGTTCAGCCTATATTCGACCATTGGTATTTTCAGGATCTAATATGCACTTGACCTCATCAACCGAAGCTAGAATCATGATGGCCGCTTGGGAATGGGGACCATATTTAGGTCAGAATTTATTGAAAGTGGAAATTTCAGATATCGAACGTCCGAGTTCAAAATCATTTCCGATTTCATCTAAAATATCAGGGCAATATATTAATTCAATCCTAGCTAGCAGCAAAGCAATCCAGCATGGATTTGATGAAGCTTTATTATTGGATCAAGATGGTTATGTAGCGCAAGCTTCAAGTGAAAACTTATTCATAGAAAAAGATTTCAAAATCTACACCCCCCCTATCCAGAATATTTTCCCTGGGATAACACGAAAAAATGTCATCCTTATTTGCAAAAAATTAGGAATTGACTTAATTGAGAAACGACTAACTATTCAAGATATCCATGAAGCTGATTCAGCCTTTTTATCCGGAACGGCAGCAGAGATCATAGGAATAAAACAAGTCGATCATATTATATATAAAGAAAACTGGGAGCATACAATAGGTGCTTCTATTCAAAGAAGATATAAAAATTTAGTATTAGAGAACGAGAACTATGAAGTCATCATCTGA
- the atpC gene encoding ATP synthase F1 subunit epsilon, protein MKLSIITPDKIVFEGDATAVTVPGTAGSFQILKDHAAIISTLEDGKVIIQQGKDEQTLSIKGGVVEAKNNVVTILAEGIIEA, encoded by the coding sequence ATGAAATTATCTATAATCACTCCTGACAAAATAGTATTTGAAGGTGATGCAACTGCGGTAACTGTTCCAGGTACTGCAGGATCTTTTCAAATCTTAAAAGATCACGCTGCTATCATTTCTACTTTAGAAGATGGAAAAGTAATTATTCAGCAAGGTAAAGACGAGCAAACCTTAAGCATCAAAGGTGGTGTGGTAGAAGCTAAAAACAATGTCGTTACGATATTAGCTGAAGGAATTATTGAAGCATAA
- the atpD gene encoding F0F1 ATP synthase subunit beta: MPNIGKIAQIIGPVVDVNFADNENLPKIYDALIIERENGQRVVLEVQQHLGEERVRTISMDATEGLVRGMKVVDTGAPIKMPIGEEIKGRVFNVVGDAIDGIKNLDKTNGRSIHNVPPKFEDLSTETEVLFTGIKVIDLLEPYSKGGKIGLFGGAGVGKTVLIQELINNIAKGHGGLSVFAGVGERTREGNDLLREMLESGIIKYGEHFMEEMEKGQWPLDAIDTELMKESKCTFVFGQMNEPPGARARVALSGLTIAEYFRDGEEDGKGKDVLFFIDNIFRFTQAGSEVSALLGRMPSAVGYQPTLATEMGLMQERITSTKNGSITSVQAVYVPADDLTDPAPATTFAHLDATTVLSRKIAELGIYPAVDPLDSTSRILSPAVLGNEHYDTAQRVKEILQRYKELQDIIAILGMDELSEEDKLTVQRARRVQRFLSQPFHVAEQFTGLKGVLVDIKDTIKGFNMILDGAVDEYPEAAFNLVGSIEEAIEKGKKLLAEAV; the protein is encoded by the coding sequence ATGCCCAATATTGGTAAAATAGCGCAGATTATCGGCCCAGTGGTTGACGTCAACTTCGCCGACAATGAAAATCTACCTAAAATTTACGATGCCTTGATTATCGAAAGAGAAAATGGTCAACGTGTCGTTTTAGAGGTTCAACAACACTTAGGTGAGGAACGTGTTCGTACAATTTCTATGGATGCAACCGAAGGTTTGGTTCGTGGAATGAAAGTTGTCGACACAGGTGCTCCAATCAAAATGCCTATTGGTGAAGAAATTAAAGGTCGTGTATTCAACGTTGTGGGTGATGCCATTGACGGGATCAAAAATTTAGATAAAACTAATGGTCGTTCAATCCATAATGTTCCACCTAAATTTGAAGATCTATCGACTGAAACTGAAGTACTTTTCACAGGTATTAAAGTAATCGATTTATTAGAGCCATATTCTAAAGGTGGTAAAATTGGATTATTTGGTGGTGCCGGTGTAGGTAAAACTGTATTAATTCAAGAGTTAATCAACAATATAGCAAAAGGACACGGTGGTTTATCTGTATTTGCTGGTGTTGGTGAGCGTACACGTGAAGGTAATGACTTATTGCGTGAGATGTTGGAATCAGGCATTATCAAATATGGTGAGCACTTCATGGAAGAGATGGAAAAAGGTCAATGGCCTTTAGATGCTATCGATACCGAATTGATGAAAGAATCGAAATGTACTTTCGTATTCGGTCAAATGAATGAGCCTCCAGGTGCACGTGCACGTGTTGCTTTATCAGGCTTAACGATTGCTGAATATTTCCGTGATGGTGAAGAAGATGGTAAAGGTAAAGACGTATTATTCTTTATTGATAATATCTTCCGTTTTACACAAGCGGGTTCTGAAGTATCTGCTTTATTAGGCCGTATGCCTTCTGCAGTAGGTTACCAACCGACGTTAGCAACAGAGATGGGTTTAATGCAAGAGCGTATTACCTCTACTAAAAACGGATCAATTACTTCAGTTCAAGCGGTATACGTACCTGCGGATGATTTAACCGACCCTGCTCCAGCGACAACATTTGCCCACTTAGATGCAACGACTGTATTATCACGTAAAATTGCAGAGTTAGGTATTTATCCTGCAGTAGATCCATTAGATTCGACTTCTCGCATCTTAAGCCCTGCTGTTTTAGGTAACGAGCACTACGATACAGCACAGCGCGTAAAAGAAATCTTACAACGTTACAAAGAATTACAAGATATCATCGCCATCTTAGGTATGGATGAGTTATCAGAAGAAGATAAATTAACCGTACAACGCGCACGTCGTGTTCAACGTTTCTTATCACAACCTTTCCACGTGGCTGAGCAATTTACAGGTTTAAAAGGTGTATTGGTAGACATCAAAGATACAATCAAAGGGTTTAATATGATCCTTGATGGTGCTGTTGATGAGTATCCTGAGGCAGCTTTCAACTTAGTAGGTAGCATCGAAGAAGCAATCGAAAAAGGTAAAAAATTATTAGCTGAAGCAGTTTAA
- a CDS encoding DUF294 nucleotidyltransferase-like domain-containing protein, with the protein MNNSEVILSLLKTTQPFQLLPDSVQKSLVDLMTKYTFTKEELLYRQNVTDIEGIDLIYKGEYETFFLDTSENKHSIEIHHHPYCFGGISILLNRKKALKSVMVKKGTTIYRLPRKDFIELCHVNEDFFHFFTNSFGRKMLEEDFSHFVKSPAPFEESYYAADQLYSRKIDNIIYKDIISVPYHTPIFEVAQKMSRHKISCIFITEKEEIIGYATDITLRDNVLGKQIEATQPIGSVMDNPIVSISHQAFLYEAVLMMFRTKTKYLLVEKEGKYVGFLSRNRLLSEQGQSPLVFIQSVKLAESIDELGDKWNNVPKIINQLLERGVHAEIANQVITTIADTISIKVIEKVIQEIGEPPAKFVFMVTGSEGRKEQTLKTDQDNAIIYEDKANEHRELVRSYFLTFAKKVSDYLNKIGFVYCTGEFMASNPKWTHSLSHWKNNYKNWIEDTMPENAIKFSTFFDCRRLYGNQEIIDELKLFLNIELQKPNERFFSFIAKNALQYQPPLTFFNAIKTQTIGTAEFLNIKKAMTPIVDLVRVYALKNRIYEENTGERLKKLVKLGIFNQTQYEELYQSYYYMMALRLKNQTNEILTSKSEPSNYIRIDSLTKIEKATLKEIFKTISNFQLGIKFKFTSSL; encoded by the coding sequence ATGAATAATTCTGAGGTTATTTTATCGTTATTAAAAACAACTCAACCTTTTCAACTCTTGCCCGATTCCGTGCAAAAAAGTTTAGTAGACCTGATGACGAAATATACATTTACAAAAGAAGAGCTGCTTTACCGACAGAATGTGACAGATATTGAAGGAATAGATCTCATTTATAAAGGTGAATACGAAACTTTTTTCTTAGATACTAGTGAAAATAAACATTCTATTGAGATCCATCATCATCCTTATTGCTTTGGAGGAATATCTATTCTGCTAAACCGTAAAAAGGCATTAAAATCTGTCATGGTCAAAAAAGGAACAACCATATACCGATTGCCCCGTAAAGACTTTATTGAACTCTGTCATGTCAATGAGGATTTTTTTCATTTCTTTACAAATTCATTTGGACGCAAAATGCTAGAAGAAGATTTTTCGCATTTCGTAAAATCGCCAGCACCATTTGAAGAAAGTTATTACGCAGCTGATCAGTTATATTCTCGAAAGATTGATAACATCATCTATAAAGATATTATATCCGTTCCCTACCATACGCCTATTTTCGAAGTAGCACAAAAAATGTCAAGACATAAAATTAGCTGCATCTTTATAACGGAAAAAGAAGAAATCATCGGATACGCAACAGATATAACATTACGCGACAATGTATTAGGGAAGCAAATAGAAGCTACACAACCGATCGGGTCGGTGATGGACAATCCGATTGTCAGCATCTCTCATCAAGCCTTTCTATATGAAGCCGTTCTCATGATGTTCCGAACGAAAACCAAATATCTTTTAGTCGAAAAAGAAGGTAAATATGTTGGTTTTTTAAGCCGAAATCGCTTACTAAGTGAGCAAGGGCAATCTCCCTTAGTTTTTATACAATCTGTAAAATTAGCTGAATCTATAGATGAGCTCGGAGATAAATGGAATAATGTACCTAAAATTATAAACCAATTGTTAGAGCGCGGTGTCCATGCAGAAATTGCCAACCAAGTGATCACCACAATTGCCGATACCATTTCAATCAAAGTGATTGAAAAAGTGATCCAAGAAATTGGAGAACCTCCCGCAAAATTTGTTTTTATGGTAACAGGAAGTGAAGGCAGGAAGGAACAAACACTCAAAACCGATCAAGATAATGCCATTATATATGAAGATAAAGCGAATGAACATCGTGAACTTGTTAGAAGTTATTTTTTAACTTTTGCAAAGAAAGTCTCTGATTATTTAAATAAAATTGGATTTGTATACTGCACAGGTGAATTTATGGCGAGCAATCCTAAATGGACACATTCTTTATCCCATTGGAAAAATAATTATAAAAATTGGATAGAAGATACCATGCCCGAGAATGCGATTAAATTTTCAACGTTCTTTGATTGTAGGCGACTCTATGGAAATCAAGAAATCATCGATGAACTTAAATTATTTTTAAATATAGAATTACAAAAACCAAATGAACGCTTCTTCTCCTTCATCGCAAAGAATGCTTTGCAATATCAACCACCATTAACATTTTTTAATGCCATAAAAACACAAACCATTGGAACTGCTGAATTTTTAAATATCAAAAAAGCGATGACTCCAATTGTGGATCTGGTGCGTGTATATGCATTAAAAAATAGAATTTATGAAGAAAATACTGGCGAAAGGCTTAAAAAATTGGTTAAGCTCGGGATCTTCAATCAGACACAATACGAAGAATTATATCAATCATACTATTATATGATGGCCCTGAGATTAAAAAATCAAACTAATGAGATTTTAACCTCAAAATCTGAACCCAGTAATTATATTCGAATCGATAGTCTAACTAAAATTGAAAAAGCAACTTTGAAAGAAATATTTAAGACCATTAGCAATTTTCAATTGGGTATCAAATTTAAATTTACGAGCAGCCTCTAG
- a CDS encoding 3'-5' exonuclease: MKKYILFLDTETSDLPKKWDKKYSDIQNWPHVLQLAWIIFDMEINEIKRTNKYIYEPLIPISRESEKIHGLTPHFLREHGDNKKNVLRKLAHDLKKYNPLIVGHFLSFDLQVLCAEFVRVKLPIPFEQFRYFCTLWHSKKYVRNPNMVYMNLALLHEALFTTLPENMHHAEKDAEITAKCYFEMIRRNELSIADVENQQAQFLPIFQP, encoded by the coding sequence TTGAAAAAGTATATATTATTTCTGGATACAGAAACCTCCGATCTTCCTAAAAAATGGGATAAAAAATACAGCGATATTCAAAATTGGCCTCATGTATTGCAATTAGCATGGATCATATTTGACATGGAGATTAATGAAATCAAACGCACAAACAAATACATCTATGAACCACTGATCCCTATAAGTCGAGAATCAGAAAAAATTCATGGTTTAACACCCCATTTTTTGAGAGAGCATGGTGACAACAAAAAAAACGTACTTCGAAAATTAGCACATGATCTAAAAAAATATAACCCTTTAATTGTTGGTCATTTCTTATCATTTGATTTACAAGTCTTGTGCGCTGAATTTGTTAGAGTAAAACTGCCTATCCCATTTGAACAATTCCGCTATTTTTGTACCTTATGGCATAGCAAAAAGTATGTACGAAATCCCAATATGGTCTATATGAATCTAGCACTCCTACATGAAGCGTTATTTACAACATTGCCCGAAAATATGCATCATGCTGAAAAAGATGCCGAAATAACTGCAAAATGCTATTTTGAAATGATACGCAGAAATGAACTTTCAATAGCAGATGTTGAAAACCAACAAGCTCAATTTCTACCTATATTTCAACCTTAA
- a CDS encoding two-component regulator propeller domain-containing protein codes for MKNTYQIFFFIIYLLFHIQVNGQQMGLNPIAKNNELPSLTINQTCQDKDGYIWFASTQGLSRYDAYNILNFKLKTIEGKTATNQNIKTLVEYQNYLILGTEKGLYTLEKESYVIKPFKNKLQSTTRITTLLIDKKNRLWVGSDNGIVVYNKDLSIIQNYQDDHNSIYKLPSGTVNTIFEDKKGNIWVGIWEQGLFKLDIQKNQFIDYPKVGTRNNPFKLFEDHNKQLWVCTWGDGVYLFNPDNKKNLYQEIAIKNKRRNIGKEDLFYNIVQDRHRNYIWILSFSGISTFQYINGALKEVNMAPYFDHTTNIFNDIYQDRLGTLWLSIGGKGISTISFDKPLIQNYTFKEIKSRYSIAPNVNMLYRDEKGIFWFNLERFGFGSLNPNDGLLNTYSNANLRELISIRAASCAIDVQQELWVGSAYEATINVFEKQHNNIKLNHKIDLKREANHSGVPIFFFQDSQSRTWIATSQGVLYRDASSKKIKLITKIKDQAVSIAEDKKSNIWIATKGSGIYYINKNDPDQILQHIGQSTAILKTNQIESLDIDKNDNLWIGTKDNRLLYYQTGIKKMEELANSALFGKNQLLDIVCLDNTVWLSSTRNIFKINALNKDILEFTSTDSLQVNMFSKRAFTIDKKSNSVYFGGYNGMVRLDDNSNIPNYRAKVQVTDIKINNKSIVLESNQKKFNFNQQILTLEPDDQNIEFSFSSLGYTQDNKLRYAYKLEGIDQDWVNASRDRVFAAYNNLGKGSYRFLIKSTDLNNKWNTTITEINIYKKAAFYESNLAYFLYACLLIGIFYYFINFTLHRLKLRSDLKIAQIEKENAHALAQSKLSYFTSISHDLLTPLTIISCLVDDVQMTTKHHLSQFEKMRLNLDRLKRLLQQILDFRRIENNLMELKVSQEHLPAFINQLSHVFFSPLAVRKNIEFEINHGECTTDVYYDADKMDKILFNLLSNAFKYTPKDGKITLSYYIKEDNRQKLLYLFVRDNGMGIDKDELDKIFKPFYTNKSFVNQESNGIGLSVTKELVDIHFGKISVESLPDQGTCFQIILPVDKEFYLNKGYQIWDESFPKKDQLIYEINDVETVIHEITSGELHKLHILLVEDNEDLQQTMSSILSKKYHVHVASDGKQGLDLLNKVDIDIIVSDIMMPEMDGLSLCTAVKQHTEINHIPVLLLTAKNSIEDRIECYQAGADGYISKPFDIKVLEAKIQSFIINKRTKQINFNNNTQINIATLDYTPVDEQFLQRMIKVVEENLGDDQFDIIKLGEILALSKSTLYRKTKVLLDLSPSEFIKNIRLKHACQMMEKDKSITVSEVAFATGFSDPRYFATCFKASFGITPTEFQKNTTVQHV; via the coding sequence ATGAAAAATACATATCAAATCTTCTTCTTCATCATATATTTACTTTTTCATATCCAAGTTAATGGCCAACAAATGGGATTGAATCCCATTGCTAAAAATAATGAATTACCCTCCCTCACCATCAATCAAACTTGTCAGGATAAGGATGGCTATATCTGGTTTGCTTCTACACAGGGATTAAGTAGGTATGATGCGTATAATATCCTTAATTTTAAATTAAAGACCATAGAGGGCAAAACAGCAACAAATCAAAACATTAAAACATTAGTAGAATATCAAAATTACCTCATTCTAGGTACAGAGAAAGGGTTATATACGCTAGAAAAAGAAAGTTATGTGATCAAACCATTCAAAAACAAACTACAATCCACAACACGTATAACAACATTATTAATTGATAAAAAAAATAGATTATGGGTAGGATCTGACAACGGTATTGTGGTATATAACAAAGACTTATCCATCATCCAAAATTATCAGGATGATCATAATTCTATTTATAAATTACCATCAGGAACTGTTAATACCATATTTGAAGACAAAAAAGGCAATATTTGGGTAGGAATTTGGGAACAAGGCTTATTTAAGTTAGATATACAGAAAAATCAATTCATTGATTATCCAAAAGTTGGAACACGTAATAATCCCTTCAAGCTATTTGAAGATCATAACAAACAACTCTGGGTATGTACCTGGGGAGATGGAGTTTACTTATTTAATCCGGACAATAAGAAGAACTTATACCAAGAAATAGCAATAAAAAACAAGCGTCGAAACATTGGAAAGGAAGATTTATTCTATAACATCGTGCAAGATCGGCATCGCAATTATATTTGGATCCTTTCGTTTTCTGGTATATCGACCTTTCAATATATAAACGGAGCACTCAAAGAAGTCAATATGGCTCCCTATTTTGATCATACCACCAATATTTTCAATGATATATATCAAGATCGATTAGGGACATTGTGGCTTTCTATCGGTGGAAAAGGGATCTCAACGATTAGTTTTGATAAGCCCCTGATTCAAAATTACACCTTTAAAGAAATTAAAAGTAGATATAGCATCGCGCCCAATGTGAATATGTTATACCGTGATGAAAAGGGTATATTTTGGTTCAATCTGGAGCGCTTTGGCTTTGGAAGTTTAAACCCAAACGATGGTTTATTAAACACATATAGTAATGCCAATTTACGAGAATTGATCTCCATTAGAGCAGCTAGCTGTGCCATTGATGTACAGCAGGAACTGTGGGTCGGTTCTGCTTATGAAGCCACTATAAATGTTTTCGAAAAGCAGCATAACAATATCAAGTTAAATCATAAGATAGATCTAAAGCGTGAAGCAAACCACTCCGGGGTTCCCATCTTCTTTTTCCAAGATAGTCAGTCGAGAACTTGGATCGCAACAAGTCAAGGTGTATTATATAGAGATGCTAGCAGCAAGAAAATAAAGCTGATCACAAAGATAAAAGATCAAGCGGTTAGCATAGCTGAAGATAAAAAATCAAATATTTGGATAGCCACCAAGGGAAGCGGCATTTATTATATCAATAAAAATGATCCAGATCAGATCTTACAACATATTGGTCAATCGACGGCAATTCTTAAAACGAATCAAATTGAATCCTTAGATATTGATAAAAATGACAACCTATGGATCGGAACCAAAGATAATCGCTTACTGTATTATCAAACTGGTATAAAGAAAATGGAGGAATTAGCAAATTCGGCTTTATTTGGAAAAAACCAACTACTGGATATCGTTTGCCTAGATAATACCGTATGGCTTTCTAGTACCAGAAATATATTTAAAATAAATGCACTCAATAAAGACATCTTAGAATTTACATCGACTGACAGTCTGCAAGTCAATATGTTTTCCAAAAGAGCATTTACGATTGATAAAAAATCAAACTCGGTCTACTTTGGAGGATATAACGGAATGGTTAGATTGGATGATAATAGTAATATTCCAAATTATAGAGCTAAAGTCCAAGTAACAGATATCAAGATTAATAATAAGTCCATTGTCCTTGAATCCAATCAAAAAAAATTTAATTTCAATCAACAGATACTGACATTGGAACCCGACGATCAAAATATAGAATTTTCTTTTTCATCACTTGGCTATACCCAGGATAATAAACTTCGCTATGCCTATAAGTTAGAAGGTATTGATCAGGATTGGGTCAATGCATCCCGAGATCGGGTATTCGCAGCATATAATAATCTAGGAAAAGGATCTTATCGATTTTTAATAAAATCGACTGATTTAAATAATAAATGGAATACGACAATTACCGAAATTAATATTTACAAAAAAGCTGCATTTTATGAGAGCAATTTAGCCTATTTTTTATATGCATGCCTACTGATCGGTATATTTTACTATTTTATTAATTTTACTTTACACCGTTTAAAATTAAGAAGTGATCTAAAAATTGCGCAAATAGAAAAAGAAAATGCACACGCACTGGCGCAATCCAAACTCAGTTATTTCACAAGTATTTCGCATGACCTGTTGACACCATTAACCATTATTTCTTGCTTAGTAGACGACGTCCAAATGACAACAAAGCATCATTTAAGCCAGTTCGAAAAAATGAGATTAAATCTAGATCGCTTAAAACGTTTATTACAACAAATTTTGGATTTCAGAAGAATAGAAAATAATTTGATGGAATTGAAAGTTAGTCAAGAACATTTGCCCGCATTTATAAATCAATTGAGCCATGTTTTTTTTAGCCCGTTAGCCGTTCGAAAAAATATTGAATTTGAAATCAATCATGGAGAATGTACAACCGATGTTTATTATGATGCGGATAAAATGGATAAAATCCTTTTCAATTTACTCTCTAATGCCTTTAAATACACACCTAAAGATGGTAAAATCACCCTGTCATACTATATAAAAGAAGACAATAGACAAAAACTGCTCTATCTTTTTGTACGTGATAACGGCATGGGAATCGATAAAGATGAATTAGATAAAATATTTAAACCATTTTATACCAATAAATCATTTGTCAATCAAGAAAGCAATGGTATTGGTCTGTCAGTAACCAAAGAATTAGTAGACATTCACTTTGGGAAAATCAGTGTCGAGAGTTTACCTGACCAAGGAACTTGCTTCCAGATCATACTACCTGTTGATAAGGAATTTTACCTTAACAAAGGATATCAAATATGGGATGAGTCCTTTCCTAAAAAAGATCAACTGATCTATGAAATCAATGATGTCGAAACAGTCATCCATGAAATCACTTCTGGAGAGCTCCATAAACTGCATATTTTACTGGTAGAAGATAACGAAGATCTGCAGCAGACTATGTCAAGTATTTTATCAAAGAAATACCATGTCCATGTCGCTTCTGACGGAAAACAAGGTCTAGACCTTTTAAACAAAGTCGATATTGATATTATTGTCAGTGATATTATGATGCCCGAAATGGATGGACTTAGCCTATGTACAGCTGTCAAGCAGCATACGGAAATTAACCATATTCCAGTATTATTGCTTACAGCAAAGAATAGTATAGAAGATCGAATTGAATGTTATCAAGCTGGAGCCGACGGCTATATCAGTAAGCCTTTCGATATTAAAGTACTGGAAGCCAAAATTCAGAGCTTTATCATCAATAAAAGAACGAAGCAGATCAACTTCAATAACAATACACAAATTAATATCGCAACTTTGGATTACACTCCTGTAGATGAACAGTTCTTACAACGAATGATCAAGGTTGTTGAAGAAAACTTAGGTGACGATCAATTTGATATTATTAAGCTTGGGGAGATACTCGCACTATCCAAATCGACACTATACCGTAAAACCAAAGTACTGCTTGATTTATCACCGAGTGAGTTTATAAAAAATATTCGCTTAAAACATGCCTGTCAGATGATGGAAAAAGATAAATCTATTACGGTTAGCGAAGTGGCATTTGCAACCGGATTTTCTGATCCACGTTATTTTGCGACTTGCTTCAAAGCGTCTTTTGGAATCACACCTACCGAGTTTCAAAAAAACACAACTGTACAACATGTGTAG
- a CDS encoding glycoside hydrolase family 88 protein, with amino-acid sequence MRKYFIVYFLLITYSVFGQDLKKSDVLAQLNLANHYWQSNHKPQVWAFWDQAAYHSGNMEFYKEFKNKTFLKYTEDWANFNEWQGAKSTDKANWKYSYGETDDYVLFGDWQICFQTYIDLYHIDPQAYKIARAQEVMDYQIHTKQHDYWWWADGLYMVMPVMTKMYNLTKNPLYLEKLHEYLEYADGIMYDQDEKLYYRDAKYVYPKHKTAHGKKDFWARGDGWVFAGLAKVLQDLPKDNAYYRHYVKRFQDMADAIVACQQKEGFWTRSMLDPEHAPGKESSGTSFFTYGLLWGINNGILNREEFDGAAKKGWHYLSNIALQPDGKVGYIQPIGEKAIPGQVVDAHSTSPFGVGAFLLAGVEMYRYLSK; translated from the coding sequence ATGCGCAAATACTTTATTGTATATTTTCTTCTGATTACTTATTCTGTCTTTGGACAAGATCTTAAAAAGAGTGATGTTTTGGCTCAATTGAATCTGGCGAATCACTATTGGCAGTCCAACCATAAGCCTCAAGTTTGGGCATTTTGGGATCAAGCAGCTTATCACAGTGGAAATATGGAATTTTATAAAGAGTTTAAAAATAAAACCTTCTTAAAATATACGGAAGATTGGGCGAATTTTAATGAATGGCAGGGTGCAAAATCAACCGATAAAGCGAATTGGAAATATAGTTATGGGGAGACTGATGATTATGTGCTGTTTGGCGATTGGCAGATCTGTTTTCAAACCTATATTGATCTTTATCATATCGACCCCCAAGCTTACAAAATAGCCCGAGCTCAAGAAGTGATGGATTACCAAATTCATACCAAACAGCATGATTACTGGTGGTGGGCCGATGGACTATATATGGTGATGCCCGTGATGACCAAGATGTACAATTTAACTAAAAATCCGCTCTATTTAGAAAAGCTACATGAATATTTGGAGTATGCAGATGGTATCATGTATGATCAAGATGAAAAACTGTATTATAGGGATGCTAAATATGTCTATCCAAAACATAAGACCGCTCATGGGAAAAAAGACTTTTGGGCAAGGGGTGATGGTTGGGTATTCGCGGGATTAGCAAAAGTGCTACAAGATCTGCCCAAAGACAATGCATATTATAGACATTATGTAAAACGTTTTCAAGATATGGCCGATGCTATTGTAGCGTGTCAACAGAAGGAGGGTTTCTGGACGAGAAGTATGCTAGATCCAGAACATGCACCAGGTAAGGAATCCAGTGGAACGTCTTTCTTCACTTATGGACTTCTTTGGGGAATTAACAACGGGATTTTGAATCGTGAAGAATTTGATGGTGCCGCAAAAAAAGGATGGCATTATTTAAGTAATATTGCTTTACAGCCTGATGGCAAAGTAGGTTATATTCAGCCTATCGGAGAAAAGGCCATACCAGGTCAAGTCGTTGATGCCCATTCTACATCACCATTCGGTGTGGGAGCATTTTTATTGGCGGGTGTTGAAATGTACAGATATTTAAGCAAATGA